The DNA segment GATGACCGTCTGGAAGAGCTCGGTCTTGCGCAGCGGGACGAGGCAGATATCGGCGGTCGCATACACCTCGGTCATCGCGTCGCGCGGGAGCGCGCCGAGGAACGTCACATTGGAGAGCCCGAGCTCCCGGGCGCGCGCCTCCAGGCTGGCCCGCTCCGCCCCCTCGCCGACGAACAGGAAGCGAATGTCGTCGCGGGCGCGCAGGCCGTTCGCCACGTCGAGCACGGCGGAGAGGCCGTGCGCCATCCCGTGCGTCCCGACGTAAGCCACGACGAGCCGCTCACCGAAGCCGAGCTTCTCCCGGAGCGGCGTGTCGCGCGAGGAGGGGGTGAAACGGTCGAGGTCCACGCCGTTCCTGATGACGTCGATCTTGTCGGCGGGGACGCCTCGCTGGGTGAGCCGCTCCCGGAAGCTCTGCGTGACGACAACGATCCCATCGGCCGCCTCGTAGAGGTGCTCCTCGACGCGCGTGAGCCCGCGCACGACCGCGTGCCCGGCCGACAGCGCGCCCACGGCCACGATCGACTCGGGCCAGAGGTCCCGCACCTCGAACACGAACGGCAGCCCGCGGAGCCTGGCGATCCCATAGCCGGCCACGGCCGCGAGGAACTGGGGGCTCGTCGCGATGAGGACGTCGGCCTGCGGTAACCCGAGCTGCGCGAGCGAGAGCGCCGACAGGGCGAAGGACCCGTACGCGAGCGAGCGA comes from the Sorangium aterium genome and includes:
- a CDS encoding glycosyltransferase family 4 protein, whose translation is MRILYVSPYFPPEPGAPAARVSELARAWRRAGHEVTVLTGMPNHPTGVIPAAYRGRIRVEEDFHGVRVLRTWIYAAANRGKVRRSLAYGSFALSALSLAQLGLPQADVLIATSPQFLAAVAGYGIARLRGLPFVFEVRDLWPESIVAVGALSAGHAVVRGLTRVEEHLYEAADGIVVVTQSFRERLTQRGVPADKIDVIRNGVDLDRFTPSSRDTPLREKLGFGERLVVAYVGTHGMAHGLSAVLDVANGLRARDDIRFLFVGEGAERASLEARARELGLSNVTFLGALPRDAMTEVYATADICLVPLRKTELFQTVIPSKIFEILAMERPIVISVDGEARSIVEEANAGVFAPPEDVPAMTRAIVELAADPERRRRMGPAGRAYVIRSFERDMLARDYVDVLERVIRGSRSPEGQRRSER